The DNA segment CGATCCATATTTTTAAATATCGATTTGTAAAAGATCTGGCCGGGCCGCTCGCGGCAATAATAACCCGCCAGATAAGAAATCGGCAAATTGTAAAAACCGAAGAAACTTTTATTTTTGGTCCGGATATGGATAATAAACTTATTATTCCGGTTCCACTTCATCCGAAGCGTTTTCGCTGGCGAGGATTCAATCAGGCTGAACTTTTGGCGGATGGGATCGCCGCCTATTTTAAGCTGCCGCTGGAAAAAACAATTTTAGTTCGCCGGAAAAATAATATTCCGCAAGTGGAAGTGAAAGACAGGCGGGATAGAATAGAAAATATCCGCGATGCGTTTACTTGCCTTAACCAGACAAAAATAAAAGACAAGACGATAATTCTTGTCGATGATGTGGCGACAACTTCGGCGACGCTGGGCGAGTGCGCCAAAGCGCTCAAATCTTTTGGCGCCAAGGAAGTTTGGGGAGTGGTAGTGGCGAGAGGATAAACTTAAAATAATCTTACTAAACGGTAAGATTATTTTAATGACAAATGACAAATTTCCAATGACAAATAAATTTTAAAATGATAAA comes from the bacterium genome and includes:
- a CDS encoding ComF family protein, producing the protein MEIKIYLGKITTFVLDILFPIYCLGCGEEGEWICADCLKKIELLKKQACPVCGVESRTGARCFNCRAKTELDGVIAATAYFGKERKESLAKKAIHIFKYRFVKDLAGPLAAIITRQIRNRQIVKTEETFIFGPDMDNKLIIPVPLHPKRFRWRGFNQAELLADGIAAYFKLPLEKTILVRRKNNIPQVEVKDRRDRIENIRDAFTCLNQTKIKDKTIILVDDVATTSATLGECAKALKSFGAKEVWGVVVARG